In the genome of Pelobacter seleniigenes DSM 18267, one region contains:
- a CDS encoding cytochrome c3 family protein, whose amino-acid sequence MNTKTLHMHKLVFALALLLILGGVFASGAFAKDGMLLDQFHASQGVTCADCHGADNQREAVPMIKCLDCHDTKEVAKATANLQPTNPHNNRHFATETNCNYCHHQHRKSENYCTPCHLRFKFVVP is encoded by the coding sequence ATGAATACGAAAACTCTACATATGCATAAGCTCGTGTTTGCCCTGGCATTGCTGTTGATTCTGGGTGGTGTCTTTGCCAGTGGCGCCTTTGCAAAAGATGGCATGCTGCTGGATCAGTTCCATGCCAGCCAGGGCGTGACCTGTGCGGATTGTCACGGCGCTGATAACCAACGGGAAGCTGTGCCCATGATCAAATGTCTGGACTGCCATGATACCAAAGAGGTGGCCAAAGCCACCGCGAATCTGCAGCCGACCAATCCCCATAACAACCGGCACTTCGCGACCGAAACCAACTGTAATTACTGCCACCATCAGCACCGGAAGTCAGAGAACTACTGTACTCCCTGCCACTTGAGATTCAAATTCGTTGTTCCTTAG
- the mgtE gene encoding magnesium transporter, whose protein sequence is MEAQELEKPWEQLASLIESNDAHQVLAFLNSINPADTALAVSRLNAGAQSALLTLLSPEHAAEVIEDISDAQAAEIIEDLHPLHAAAILEELDSDHVVDLLGELDAADADAIIGQMTPEDAKEARQFLQYPADTAGGLMISEYLDYHSEQTVQDVLDDFQANRDEYSTYNVQYLFVTDNQDRLEGVLRMRDLLFPLRSTKLGKLMIRNPYKISVAASLDELSNFFEEHYLFGAPVVDHDNKLLGVVLPEAVEEANSKRSVSQFLGFSGIIGGEEFRSMPLLARSGRRLSWLSLNIVLNIVSASVIALYQDTLATVIALAVFLPMVSDMSGCSGNQAVAVSLRELSLGLIRPTELLRVLAKEASVGVLNGLALGVMLGGVALLWKGNFFLGLVVGGALAVNTIVAVTLGGLIPLVLKRLKLDPALVSSPLLTTVTDMCGFFFVLSFASLVLNRL, encoded by the coding sequence ATGGAAGCACAAGAACTCGAAAAACCCTGGGAACAGCTGGCCAGCCTGATCGAATCCAACGATGCGCATCAGGTGCTGGCATTTCTTAACAGTATCAACCCGGCGGACACCGCGCTGGCGGTGTCACGCTTGAACGCCGGCGCCCAGAGTGCGCTGCTGACCCTGCTTAGCCCCGAGCATGCCGCCGAAGTGATCGAAGATATCTCCGATGCCCAAGCTGCGGAAATCATCGAGGATCTGCATCCGCTCCACGCCGCAGCCATCCTCGAAGAACTCGACAGCGACCACGTCGTCGACCTGCTCGGAGAACTGGATGCCGCCGATGCCGATGCCATCATCGGCCAGATGACCCCGGAAGATGCCAAGGAAGCCAGACAGTTTCTGCAGTACCCGGCCGACACGGCCGGCGGGCTGATGATCTCGGAGTATCTCGACTATCACAGCGAGCAGACCGTTCAGGACGTGCTTGATGATTTTCAGGCCAACCGCGACGAGTACAGCACCTACAATGTCCAGTACCTCTTTGTCACCGACAATCAGGATCGCCTGGAGGGCGTGCTGCGCATGCGCGATCTGCTGTTCCCGCTTCGTTCAACCAAGCTCGGCAAGCTGATGATCCGCAATCCCTATAAAATTTCTGTGGCCGCCAGTCTGGATGAGCTGAGCAATTTTTTCGAAGAGCACTACCTGTTCGGCGCGCCGGTCGTCGACCATGACAACAAGCTGCTCGGCGTGGTGCTTCCCGAAGCGGTGGAAGAGGCCAATAGTAAGCGCAGCGTCAGCCAGTTTCTCGGCTTTTCCGGGATTATCGGCGGTGAGGAATTTCGTTCGATGCCGCTCTTGGCCCGCTCCGGGCGGCGGCTGTCGTGGCTGTCGCTGAATATCGTCCTCAATATCGTTTCGGCCAGTGTCATCGCCCTCTATCAGGATACCCTGGCGACGGTCATTGCCCTGGCCGTGTTCCTGCCCATGGTCAGCGACATGAGCGGTTGTTCGGGCAACCAGGCCGTGGCCGTCAGTTTACGGGAGCTGTCCCTGGGGCTGATCCGACCGACCGAACTGTTGCGGGTGCTGGCCAAGGAAGCTAGCGTCGGAGTTTTGAACGGCCTGGCCCTGGGCGTTATGCTGGGGGGGGTGGCCCTGCTCTGGAAAGGAAATTTCTTTCTCGGACTGGTGGTTGGCGGCGCCCTGGCGGTCAACACCATCGTCGCCGTCACCCTGGGCGGATTGATTCCACTGGTGTTAAAACGGCTGAAACTTGATCCGGCGCTGGTCTCCAGCCCGCTGCTGACCACGGTCACCGATATGTGCGGTTTTTTCTTTGTCCTCAGCTTTGCTTCGCTGGTGCTGAATAGATTGTAG
- a CDS encoding sigma-54-dependent Fis family transcriptional regulator, with protein sequence MQALDLDLRELLNRVPDTGIIQFMGRRVLLFDALAHGLFRKELLDAFGSNVTRTILTKFGYAHGWRTAERLWREAPELFEDSWTGPHLHALHGLMTPLSNIRMDGKGNNPLVSGSWKDSYEAEQHTLHFGKTDEPVCWTLTGFASGYVSKRTGRDVFFREVQCCAKGDPICQVEGRYKEDWGPEIEELLPYYELKSPDKVLSELTAKLKSVESNLKAKQKQLSSLEDSEEQTGLVCHSQVMRKTVNIAKRIAKVDSSIVISGETGVGKEKIASLIHRESTRADRPFIAINCGAVTESLLESELFGYVKGAFTGAYKNTAGFFEAVNGGTLFLDEIGEISQGMQVKILRVLQEREIRRVGDSNSRPVDFRLLAATNRNLAEEVAQGNFRQDLYYRLRVIELKMPPLRERREDILPLARKFLDETAARSNRRITGFTTKAADHLLCHTWPGNVRELQNVIEFAVALSPGERIDIEDLPEDLCDKKCQEALAGNHRYSLEEVEKQHILATLKCAGGNKTKAAEVLGIGITTLYRKLSSYGESA encoded by the coding sequence ATGCAAGCACTGGATCTCGATCTCAGAGAACTCTTGAACCGGGTACCGGACACCGGCATCATTCAGTTTATGGGTCGCCGGGTTCTGCTCTTCGATGCCCTGGCCCACGGGCTGTTTCGCAAGGAACTGCTCGACGCTTTCGGCAGCAATGTCACCAGAACCATCCTGACCAAATTTGGCTATGCCCATGGCTGGCGCACGGCCGAACGACTCTGGCGGGAAGCCCCGGAACTGTTCGAAGACAGCTGGACAGGTCCCCACCTGCACGCCTTGCATGGGCTGATGACCCCTCTCAGTAATATCCGCATGGATGGAAAGGGTAATAATCCACTGGTCTCCGGCTCCTGGAAGGACTCCTATGAAGCCGAGCAACATACCCTACATTTCGGCAAGACCGATGAGCCGGTGTGCTGGACTCTGACCGGTTTTGCCAGCGGTTATGTATCAAAGCGAACCGGTCGGGATGTGTTCTTTCGGGAAGTCCAGTGCTGCGCCAAAGGCGACCCGATCTGTCAGGTGGAAGGTCGCTACAAGGAGGACTGGGGACCCGAGATAGAAGAGCTGCTCCCCTACTACGAGCTGAAATCACCGGACAAGGTCCTGTCCGAGCTCACCGCAAAATTGAAGTCGGTTGAGAGCAACCTGAAAGCAAAACAGAAACAGCTCTCCAGCCTGGAAGACAGCGAGGAACAGACCGGCCTGGTCTGCCATAGCCAGGTCATGCGCAAAACGGTCAACATTGCCAAGCGGATAGCCAAGGTCGACTCGTCCATCGTGATCAGTGGAGAAACCGGGGTCGGCAAAGAGAAGATCGCCAGCCTGATTCATCGCGAATCGACCCGGGCGGATCGGCCGTTCATTGCCATCAACTGTGGCGCGGTGACCGAGAGTCTGCTGGAAAGCGAACTGTTCGGCTATGTCAAAGGTGCGTTTACCGGGGCCTATAAAAATACCGCCGGCTTTTTCGAGGCGGTTAACGGCGGGACCCTGTTCCTTGATGAAATCGGCGAGATTTCCCAGGGGATGCAGGTCAAAATCCTGCGGGTTCTGCAGGAAAGGGAAATCAGGCGGGTTGGCGACAGCAACTCGCGACCGGTCGATTTTCGGCTGCTTGCCGCAACCAACCGCAATCTGGCCGAAGAAGTCGCCCAGGGCAACTTTCGCCAGGATCTGTATTACCGCCTGCGGGTTATCGAGCTGAAAATGCCACCGTTACGGGAGCGGCGGGAGGACATTCTCCCCCTGGCCAGAAAGTTCCTCGATGAAACCGCGGCCCGCAGTAACCGACGGATCACCGGCTTCACCACCAAAGCCGCCGATCACCTGCTCTGTCATACCTGGCCGGGCAATGTTCGTGAGCTGCAGAATGTCATTGAATTCGCCGTAGCGCTGAGCCCGGGGGAACGGATCGATATCGAGGATCTGCCGGAAGACCTCTGCGACAAAAAATGCCAAGAAGCCTTAGCCGGGAACCACAGATACTCCCTGGAAGAGGTCGAAAAGCAGCATATCCTTGCAACCCTGAAGTGTGCCGGTGGGAACAAGACCAAGGCGGCGGAAGTCCTCGGCATCGGCATCACCACCCTCTACCGCAAGCTGAGCAGTTACGGGGAATCAGCCTGA
- a CDS encoding alpha-E domain-containing protein: MLSRVANSIYWLNRYIERAENVARFIDANYHMTLDIPESASNQWQPLINTTGDHELFAELHGHATRENAIEFLAFERDNPNSIYSCVRSARENARSIREYISSEMWEQLNTFYLMMNAAASESAMHIPHHFFVDIMTSSHAFIGITDSTMNHGEGWHFGRLGRMLERADKTSRILDVKYYILLPSVDYVGSPYDNILWAALLRSASAFEMYRKRHGRIDPKKIAEFLLLDRNFPRAIHYCLATAMISLNLITGSQRGTYANRAEQSMGRLLSQFEYSSMKEIFDFGLHEYLDDTQTRLNDIGDEIHDIFFSPKMAGAS, translated from the coding sequence ATGCTGAGTCGAGTCGCTAATTCCATTTATTGGCTGAACCGCTATATTGAACGAGCTGAAAACGTCGCCCGCTTCATCGACGCCAACTATCATATGACCCTGGATATTCCGGAAAGCGCCAGCAACCAGTGGCAGCCGTTGATCAACACCACCGGCGACCATGAACTGTTCGCCGAGCTGCATGGCCACGCCACCCGTGAAAACGCCATCGAGTTTCTAGCCTTTGAACGAGACAATCCCAACTCGATCTACTCCTGCGTCCGGTCCGCTCGGGAGAATGCCCGTTCGATCCGCGAGTATATCAGCTCGGAAATGTGGGAACAGCTCAACACCTTTTACCTGATGATGAACGCCGCGGCCTCAGAGTCGGCCATGCATATTCCCCATCATTTTTTCGTCGACATCATGACCTCCAGCCATGCCTTCATCGGCATTACCGATTCGACCATGAACCACGGCGAAGGCTGGCATTTCGGCCGGCTCGGCCGGATGCTCGAACGGGCCGACAAAACCAGCCGGATTCTCGATGTCAAATATTACATCCTGCTGCCGTCCGTGGACTATGTGGGCAGCCCTTATGACAATATCCTCTGGGCGGCCCTGCTGCGCTCGGCCAGTGCCTTCGAGATGTACCGTAAGCGCCATGGCCGCATCGACCCCAAAAAGATCGCGGAATTCCTGCTTCTGGATCGCAACTTCCCCAGAGCGATCCATTACTGTCTGGCCACCGCCATGATCTCCCTCAACCTGATCACCGGCAGCCAGCGCGGGACTTACGCCAACCGGGCCGAGCAAAGCATGGGTCGGCTGCTGTCCCAATTCGAATACAGCTCCATGAAGGAAATTTTCGATTTCGGCCTGCATGAATACCTGGATGATACCCAGACGCGTTTAAATGACATCGGCGACGAAATTCATGATATCTTCTTCAGCCCAAAAATGGCCGGAGCCTCATAA
- a CDS encoding transglutaminase family protein: MKYQIKHMTEYRYSDPVQLCHNEARLQPRVTAEQSCFASRLEISPAPAVLHTFNDYFGNRVAHFALQQSHDLLRVTALSEVQVNAAANDLAAADEQSWEEVRAFMTSDGVLELLDVMPCCYNSPLVKKSRQLQAYAAPSFTPGRPFGQAVQELTERIFNDFTYDPQGTTIATPLSDVLQNRRGVCQDFAQLAIGCLRSIGLSARYISGYIETLPPPGQQRLIGADASHAWFATYSPRAGWIAFDPTNNKLQGEQHITVAWGRDYADVSPLKGVALGGGAHTVTVSVDVSRQTRCPEEKDN, from the coding sequence ATGAAATATCAGATCAAACATATGACCGAATATCGCTACAGCGACCCGGTGCAGCTGTGCCATAACGAAGCCCGCCTGCAGCCGCGCGTGACGGCTGAGCAAAGCTGCTTCGCCAGCCGCCTGGAGATTTCGCCCGCTCCGGCCGTGCTGCATACCTTCAACGACTATTTCGGCAACCGGGTCGCGCATTTCGCCCTGCAACAGTCCCATGATCTGCTGCGGGTGACGGCACTCAGCGAAGTCCAGGTCAATGCCGCAGCTAACGACCTAGCCGCCGCCGATGAACAATCCTGGGAAGAGGTCCGCGCCTTCATGACCAGTGACGGAGTGCTTGAGCTGCTGGATGTCATGCCCTGCTGCTACAATTCGCCGCTGGTGAAAAAGAGCCGCCAGCTCCAGGCCTATGCAGCCCCCTCGTTTACCCCCGGCCGCCCCTTTGGCCAGGCGGTTCAGGAGCTGACCGAGCGCATCTTTAACGATTTCACCTACGACCCGCAGGGGACCACCATCGCCACCCCATTGAGCGACGTGTTGCAGAACCGGCGCGGCGTCTGCCAGGATTTCGCCCAGCTCGCCATCGGCTGCCTGCGCAGCATCGGCCTGAGCGCCCGCTATATCAGCGGCTATATCGAAACCCTGCCACCGCCCGGGCAACAGCGCCTGATCGGCGCCGATGCGTCTCATGCCTGGTTCGCTACGTACTCGCCGCGCGCTGGTTGGATCGCTTTCGATCCGACCAACAACAAACTCCAGGGGGAGCAGCATATCACCGTTGCCTGGGGGAGGGATTATGCCGATGTGTCCCCTCTCAAAGGCGTGGCGCTGGGTGGCGGCGCCCATACCGTAACGGTATCCGTCGATGTCTCCCGGCAGACGCGCTGTCCGGAGGAAAAGGATAATTGA
- a CDS encoding circularly permuted type 2 ATP-grasp protein yields the protein MRFDGYDSEGFYDELFTADGVARPGADLLIERINSLPESELQRRQIAAEKALLNLGITFNVYSNEAQTEKIFPFDIVPRIIQAQEWQVLEKGLQQRIRALNAFINDVYNEQKIIKDGIIPAELVFSADGYRKPCIGLKPPHGVWCHITGTDLVRNGDGQFYVLEDNLRCPSGVSYVLENRLIMKRTFPMVFDACSVQPVTDYPSRLLDMLQEMAPSGVRSPVVAVWTPGIYNSAYFEHSFLAQQMGVQLVEGNDLVVHNGEVMMRTTTGLERVDVIYRRIDDDFMDPKVFRADSMLGVPGLMEAYSKGRVALANAPGTGVADDKAVYAYVPEIIRYYLQEDAIINNVPTYACWRPDDCNYVLENLDKLVVKAVNESGGYGMLIGPHASAAEREEFSRRIKSNPRTYIAQPTLALSRVPVLTDDHFEGRHVDLRPYILYGKENIYVLPGGLTRVALKKGSLVVNSSQGGGSKDTWVLNETGEQSPESSFQMQEDI from the coding sequence ATGAGATTTGATGGCTATGATAGCGAAGGATTTTATGATGAGCTGTTTACCGCCGACGGCGTTGCCCGCCCCGGCGCCGACCTGCTGATTGAACGCATCAACTCGCTGCCCGAATCGGAGCTGCAACGACGCCAGATTGCCGCGGAGAAAGCATTGCTCAACCTGGGTATTACCTTCAATGTCTACAGCAATGAAGCGCAAACGGAGAAGATCTTTCCCTTCGACATCGTCCCGCGCATCATTCAGGCTCAGGAGTGGCAGGTCCTGGAAAAAGGTCTGCAGCAGCGTATTCGGGCGCTGAACGCATTTATCAACGATGTCTATAACGAGCAGAAAATCATCAAGGACGGCATCATCCCGGCCGAACTGGTATTTTCCGCCGACGGCTACCGCAAACCCTGCATTGGGCTGAAACCTCCTCACGGGGTCTGGTGCCACATCACCGGGACCGACCTGGTGCGCAACGGTGACGGCCAGTTCTATGTCCTCGAGGACAACCTGCGCTGCCCGTCCGGGGTCTCCTATGTCCTGGAAAACCGGCTGATCATGAAACGGACCTTCCCCATGGTGTTTGACGCCTGCAGTGTCCAGCCGGTCACCGACTACCCCAGTCGACTGCTTGACATGCTTCAGGAAATGGCCCCGTCCGGAGTCCGTTCCCCGGTGGTGGCGGTCTGGACCCCCGGGATCTACAATTCCGCGTACTTTGAACACAGCTTCCTGGCCCAGCAGATGGGCGTGCAGCTGGTGGAAGGAAATGACCTGGTGGTCCACAACGGCGAAGTGATGATGCGCACCACCACCGGCCTGGAACGGGTCGATGTCATCTACCGGCGCATTGATGACGACTTCATGGACCCGAAAGTGTTCCGCGCCGACTCCATGCTCGGGGTCCCTGGGCTGATGGAGGCTTACAGCAAGGGGCGGGTCGCCCTGGCCAATGCGCCGGGCACCGGCGTTGCCGACGACAAGGCCGTCTATGCCTATGTCCCGGAGATCATCCGCTACTATCTGCAGGAGGACGCCATTATCAACAATGTCCCGACCTATGCCTGCTGGCGGCCGGACGACTGCAACTACGTGCTGGAGAATCTCGATAAGCTGGTGGTCAAAGCGGTCAATGAGTCGGGCGGCTATGGCATGCTCATCGGCCCTCATGCCAGCGCTGCCGAACGCGAGGAGTTCAGCCGCCGGATCAAGTCCAACCCGCGCACCTACATCGCCCAGCCGACCCTGGCCCTGTCGCGGGTACCGGTGCTGACCGATGACCATTTCGAAGGACGCCATGTTGACCTGCGCCCCTATATCCTCTACGGCAAAGAAAATATCTATGTCCTGCCCGGTGGCCTGACCCGCGTAGCCCTGAAAAAAGGCTCACTGGTGGTCAATTCCTCCCAGGGGGGCGGCAGCAAGGACACCTGGGTGCTCAATGAAACCGGTGAACAATCCCCGGAATCCTCATTCCAAATGCAGGAGGATATCTGA
- a CDS encoding OprD family outer membrane porin translates to MKAKLFIVALLSFGLANTAMAAENLKEMFAQGSLKGEISLMNFTRDFKNGTKDNQDTALGGAFYYRTDSFKGISLGLAVGTTNGIGDYEDKGTYYGLTAPPDHANVTRLQEYYLQAHYFDTTIKVGAQEVNTPFLNIHPIRMIHRSYRGLSVVNKSVKDLTLMGYYLKDNLGWVDEEFVSFTDDVYIAGAAYKLPVEAVNTKVQAWYFTMPDSFNQTYFKVDFSKKMADYVLHAAPTFFTQKSQGDELDGELDTYQYGFNAGVSAFGFDLTGFYAKTGDDSIRDPWGYGKIIIQQVVNSGDSLSGDRSDEDAYALRLSYDFSKVGVKGLDAYVFYALYDAPASTINETDFSVQYAFSGALEGLSARARYAIVDKDSGQEDLDDIRLYLTYKFAFDGK, encoded by the coding sequence ATGAAAGCTAAATTATTTATCGTGGCGCTGCTCTCTTTCGGGCTGGCGAATACGGCCATGGCCGCAGAAAACTTGAAGGAGATGTTCGCGCAAGGCTCCTTAAAAGGTGAAATCAGCCTGATGAACTTCACCCGCGATTTCAAAAATGGCACCAAAGATAATCAGGATACTGCCCTGGGTGGCGCTTTCTATTATAGAACTGATTCTTTCAAGGGGATCAGCCTCGGACTGGCCGTCGGTACCACCAACGGTATTGGCGACTATGAAGACAAAGGCACCTACTACGGCCTGACCGCACCGCCGGATCATGCCAATGTCACCCGGCTGCAAGAGTACTACCTTCAGGCTCATTACTTCGACACCACCATCAAGGTCGGTGCCCAGGAAGTGAATACTCCCTTCCTGAACATTCACCCGATCCGGATGATCCACAGATCCTACCGGGGTCTGTCCGTGGTCAACAAATCGGTGAAGGACCTGACCCTGATGGGTTACTACCTTAAGGACAACCTTGGCTGGGTTGACGAAGAATTCGTCTCCTTTACCGACGATGTCTATATTGCCGGTGCTGCTTACAAACTTCCGGTCGAAGCCGTCAACACCAAAGTTCAGGCCTGGTATTTCACCATGCCCGACAGCTTTAACCAGACCTATTTCAAAGTTGATTTCAGCAAAAAAATGGCTGATTATGTGCTGCATGCCGCACCGACCTTCTTTACCCAGAAATCCCAGGGTGACGAACTGGACGGTGAACTGGATACCTACCAGTATGGCTTCAATGCCGGCGTCAGCGCCTTTGGTTTTGACCTGACCGGCTTCTATGCCAAAACCGGTGATGATTCCATCCGCGATCCCTGGGGTTACGGTAAAATTATCATCCAGCAGGTCGTCAACTCTGGTGATTCTCTGTCTGGTGATCGTAGCGACGAAGACGCTTATGCTCTGCGGCTGTCCTATGACTTCAGCAAGGTCGGCGTCAAAGGCCTGGATGCCTATGTCTTTTATGCTCTTTACGATGCCCCGGCCAGCACCATCAACGAAACCGACTTCAGTGTACAGTATGCGTTCTCCGGCGCCCTGGAAGGCCTGAGTGCCCGCGCCCGTTACGCCATAGTTGATAAGGACAGCGGCCAGGAAGACCTGGACGATATCCGTTTGTACCTCACTTACAAATTTGCCTTTGATGGCAAATAA
- a CDS encoding FAD-dependent oxidoreductase, protein MSKDKSPEEKAAEQYTANVLQNGISRRSFLSRTAVGAGVGLIGLSGLSGTRAEAAPIDECGQFAKSSDGGATLQFMPRPELITEKDIAATKTFDVVVVGAGASGVPAALSAAENGAKVAVLQKQAIIVAQGNTGSGIDLKTSDKAGVEALVSLLINDNNHRCNPALIKAWAYNSGEAVSWVIDRAKKGGATVVNQGTAPQHGIKTINGYTMNYVTSFFGPKPYTTGDGMRALGKTAEQAGVKFFFNMPATQLVQEKSGRVIGVIAKYRDGKYYRFMAKKGVILASGDYQNNEAMCNYFIPDLKHFLRKQMDRTGDGFSMAYWAGGVIEPIGHTKMLHDFDAGPASMCDMPFLAVNRKGERFVNETVAMSLLNNYLRDAENAGHYSQVFDSNYMTQAANWPGKLVPPEGLKNYMPEDPSPKHGVFPSQTNTYVADTLEELAKKLECDPKTFVASVKRYNELCKAGKDDDFGKPADKMAPVEKGPFYGIHRRVRISAITSGMLVNEHHEALNADGQPIGGLHIVGNLGGGFYGGVDYPLTVFGLSLGRCYTFGYLTGKRVAKL, encoded by the coding sequence ATGAGCAAAGACAAGTCACCGGAAGAAAAAGCAGCGGAGCAATACACTGCGAATGTCCTCCAAAATGGAATCTCTCGACGCAGCTTTTTGTCACGGACAGCTGTCGGAGCAGGGGTTGGCCTGATCGGTCTGTCCGGTCTGTCCGGAACCCGGGCTGAGGCTGCCCCGATTGACGAGTGCGGGCAATTTGCCAAGAGCTCGGATGGCGGTGCAACCCTGCAGTTCATGCCTCGGCCCGAACTGATCACGGAAAAGGATATCGCGGCTACCAAGACCTTTGATGTGGTTGTGGTCGGCGCCGGTGCCTCCGGGGTTCCCGCAGCCCTGTCCGCGGCGGAAAACGGTGCCAAGGTTGCCGTGCTGCAAAAACAGGCGATCATTGTTGCTCAGGGAAATACCGGTTCCGGTATCGATCTGAAGACCAGTGACAAGGCCGGTGTTGAAGCACTGGTCTCACTTCTTATTAATGATAATAATCATCGTTGCAATCCGGCTCTGATCAAGGCGTGGGCCTACAATTCAGGTGAAGCGGTTTCGTGGGTTATTGATCGCGCTAAAAAAGGCGGCGCAACTGTCGTTAACCAGGGGACAGCACCCCAGCATGGTATCAAAACCATCAACGGTTATACCATGAATTATGTGACCTCTTTTTTCGGTCCCAAGCCTTACACGACCGGTGACGGCATGCGTGCTCTGGGCAAAACTGCCGAACAAGCCGGTGTCAAGTTTTTCTTCAATATGCCGGCGACCCAACTGGTTCAGGAAAAATCCGGCCGGGTGATCGGGGTCATTGCTAAGTATCGCGACGGTAAATACTACCGTTTTATGGCCAAGAAGGGCGTTATCCTGGCCAGCGGGGATTATCAGAACAACGAAGCAATGTGTAACTATTTCATCCCCGACCTGAAACATTTCCTGCGCAAGCAGATGGACCGGACCGGTGACGGTTTCTCCATGGCTTATTGGGCCGGTGGCGTCATCGAGCCGATCGGTCACACCAAAATGCTGCACGACTTCGATGCCGGCCCGGCGTCCATGTGCGATATGCCGTTTCTGGCCGTCAATCGCAAAGGTGAGCGTTTCGTCAACGAGACCGTTGCCATGTCGCTGCTCAACAACTACCTGCGTGACGCCGAAAATGCCGGCCACTATTCACAGGTGTTCGATTCCAACTACATGACTCAGGCTGCCAACTGGCCGGGCAAGCTGGTTCCGCCGGAAGGCCTGAAAAACTATATGCCGGAAGATCCCTCTCCCAAGCATGGTGTGTTTCCGTCCCAGACGAATACCTATGTCGCCGATACCCTGGAAGAACTGGCCAAAAAGCTCGAATGCGACCCGAAAACCTTCGTCGCCAGCGTCAAGCGCTACAACGAACTGTGCAAAGCAGGCAAGGATGATGATTTCGGCAAGCCGGCTGACAAAATGGCTCCGGTCGAAAAAGGACCGTTCTACGGAATTCACCGCAGAGTGCGTATTTCAGCCATTACTTCAGGGATGTTGGTCAACGAACATCATGAGGCTCTCAATGCCGACGGTCAACCGATCGGTGGTCTGCATATCGTCGGCAACCTCGGCGGTGGCTTTTACGGTGGTGTCGACTATCCGCTGACCGTCTTCGGGCTGTCGCTGGGCAGATGCTATACCTTCGGCTACCTGACCGGCAAGCGAGTCGCCAAGCTTTAG
- a CDS encoding Bug family tripartite tricarboxylate transporter substrate binding protein, translating to MKSLKWLALVLVAGLLWTGTVSAADYPSHPINGYIAWGAGGGTDTVSRLVTPLAEKALGQSIVLANRTGATGAIATQAAYAAKADGYTLLFHAENPQLYQVLGLSTLSYDEFYPIMLFVQGSTVIVVPKDSPIKTYADLIAAAKAKPSQLSIGISGVGGQPWVTSKLIKKVEGVDFNPVAFNGDGPLITALLGKQLDVSGLAVGAAVQYVKNGDLRALAIMKNSPNDTLKEVPYITELNPAFNDIMKASGFFYGVFVKKGTPQPIIDTLTKAYQQAITDQKFIDYANLNGLSILGLTGAKAQEFMNNWRSQMSWLIWDSGAGKNNPADFGIPKP from the coding sequence ATGAAGAGTTTGAAATGGTTAGCACTGGTTCTGGTTGCGGGACTTTTGTGGACTGGCACGGTCAGCGCGGCAGACTATCCTTCTCACCCTATCAACGGGTACATTGCCTGGGGCGCCGGCGGTGGTACTGACACGGTTTCACGGCTGGTCACGCCGCTGGCCGAGAAAGCCTTAGGCCAATCAATCGTTTTGGCAAATAGAACCGGAGCGACCGGCGCCATTGCCACTCAGGCTGCTTATGCCGCTAAAGCCGACGGTTATACGCTGCTGTTTCACGCCGAAAACCCGCAGCTGTATCAAGTCCTTGGTCTGTCGACCTTGAGCTATGACGAATTTTATCCAATCATGCTTTTCGTGCAGGGTTCAACGGTCATTGTTGTGCCGAAGGACTCTCCGATCAAAACTTATGCTGACCTGATTGCCGCTGCTAAAGCAAAACCCAGCCAGCTGTCAATCGGCATCAGTGGTGTCGGTGGGCAACCTTGGGTGACCTCAAAACTGATCAAAAAAGTTGAAGGTGTTGATTTCAACCCTGTTGCTTTTAACGGTGACGGCCCCCTGATCACGGCCTTACTTGGAAAGCAGCTTGATGTGAGTGGTCTGGCTGTCGGGGCTGCGGTTCAATATGTCAAAAATGGCGATTTGCGGGCACTGGCAATCATGAAAAACTCGCCCAATGATACGCTGAAAGAGGTTCCCTATATCACCGAACTGAATCCGGCTTTTAATGACATCATGAAAGCGTCCGGATTTTTCTATGGCGTGTTCGTGAAAAAAGGAACGCCACAACCGATTATCGATACCCTGACCAAGGCTTACCAGCAGGCCATAACCGATCAAAAGTTCATTGACTATGCCAACCTTAACGGCCTTTCAATTCTCGGCCTGACGGGAGCAAAAGCCCAAGAGTTTATGAACAACTGGCGTTCACAAATGTCATGGCTGATCTGGGATTCAGGTGCCGGTAAAAACAATCCTGCAGATTTTGGCATTCCGAAGCCCTAA